CGATTATATATTTCTCTCTCACCAGGATCCCGATATAGGATCCGGCCTGAACCTGTGGTTGCCCATCTGCAAGGCACAAATCATGATTTCTGCTCTCTGGAGTCGCTTCATTCCCGCCTTCTGTGTCCGTGGGCTCTCGGAAAAGAGAGTGATGACCATTGACGATTCAGGAATGCGCTTTCAGCTTGGTGAAAGTCAGCTCATGGCAGTTCCTGGTCACTTCATGCACTCTCCTGGTAATTTTCATCTCTATGACGAAACAGCAAAAATCCTCTTCACCAGCGATCTTGGCGCATCAATCAATCCGGAGAAGGAAAAAATTACAACAGTCGAAGAGTTTAAAAAACATATTTCGTTTATGTCAGGATTCCACAATCGGTACATTCCAAGCAATCTTCTCTGTCGTAAATGGGTGGAGATGGTTCGGCAGCTGGACGTGGAAATGATCGTACCCCAGCATGGCGCACGGTTGTGCGGAAAAGAAGTTGTTGAAGAATTCTACAACTGGGTTGTGCAGGAAAAAACAGCGGCTGATGACTTTGCCGAGAACCTTTTCAAGCTTCCGGTGTAACAAAAAAAACACCCGGATTTACGGTTATGCGTAAATCCGGGGATAATTCAGGCAGTAAATTACACAACTCCCTGATCAATCATGGAGTCAACAACCTTTACGAACCCGGCAATATTGGCACCAGCCACGTAGTTTCCGGGCTCACCATACTGCTCGGCAGTATCCATACACATCCTGTGAATATTTTTCATAATGTGTTTCAACCTGTTGTCCACTTCATCCTTGGGCCAGTTCAGCCGCATGGAATTCTGAGACATTTCAAGGCCTGAAACAGAAACGCCTCCTGCATTTGCAGCTTTACCAGGACCATAAAGGATCTTGTTGTCCACAAAGATTTCAATACCTTCATGGACAGTCGGCATATTAGCTCCTTCACAGACCACGTAGACACCATTGTCAATAAGATGCTGGGCATCCTTGCCATTGATTTCATTCTGAGTGGCACTTGGGAAGGCGCATTGGGCCTTGTGCTCTTTCCACATGGGATTGTGATCCAGTTCATGATCCACAGGTACAAATACGGCATCCGGGTAGGTTTCAACATACTCTGATACTCTGCCCCGCATCACATTTTTCAGATACATGATATGCTCAAGCTTCTCTCTGTCGACACCCTCTTCATCATAAATATAACCTGAAGAATCAGAAAAGGTAATCGGGGTGGCCCCCAGGTCAAGCAGTTTTTCCATGGTGTACTGGGCGACATTTCCGGAACCGGAAACAAGACAGCGCTTGCCTTCCAGATTCTCTCCCCTGGTGGCAAGCATTTCAGACGCGAAATAGACACTGCCATATCCCGTAGCCTCGGGACGAATCAGGCTGCCGCCCCAGTTCAGGCTTTTTCCGGTAAGAACCCCGGTAAACTCATTGGCAAGTTTTTTATACATCCCGAAGAGATAGCCGATTTCACGGGCTCCAACACCGATATCTCCGGCAGGAACATCCGTATTGGGGCCAATATGGCGAAAGAGTTCAGCCATAAACGACTGACAGAAACGCATCACCTCTGTATCCGATTTTCCCTTGGGGTCAAAATCGGATCCACCTTTTCCACCACCCATGGGAAGAGAAGTCAGTGCATTTTTGAAAACCTGTTCAAAGGCCAGGAATTTCAGAATAGACAGATTCACGGAGGGATGAAAACGCAGACCACCTTTATAAGGGCCGATTGCGCTGTTCATTTCAATACGAAAACCACGGTTCACCTGAACCTGTTTCTGGTCATCCATCCATGGAACCCGAAACATGATAACCCGCTCAGGTTCAACAATCCGCTGCATGATGTTTTCATTCCGATACAGCGGGTTCTGATCCAGAACCGGCATTACTGATTCGATGACTTCGGTTACCGCCTGATGAAATTCCTTC
The DNA window shown above is from Desulfomarina profundi and carries:
- the gdhA gene encoding NADP-specific glutamate dehydrogenase, translating into MDNINFVTDRDPHEKEFHQAVTEVIESVMPVLDQNPLYRNENIMQRIVEPERVIMFRVPWMDDQKQVQVNRGFRIEMNSAIGPYKGGLRFHPSVNLSILKFLAFEQVFKNALTSLPMGGGKGGSDFDPKGKSDTEVMRFCQSFMAELFRHIGPNTDVPAGDIGVGAREIGYLFGMYKKLANEFTGVLTGKSLNWGGSLIRPEATGYGSVYFASEMLATRGENLEGKRCLVSGSGNVAQYTMEKLLDLGATPITFSDSSGYIYDEEGVDREKLEHIMYLKNVMRGRVSEYVETYPDAVFVPVDHELDHNPMWKEHKAQCAFPSATQNEINGKDAQHLIDNGVYVVCEGANMPTVHEGIEIFVDNKILYGPGKAANAGGVSVSGLEMSQNSMRLNWPKDEVDNRLKHIMKNIHRMCMDTAEQYGEPGNYVAGANIAGFVKVVDSMIDQGVV
- a CDS encoding oxygen-binding di-iron domain-containing protein; amino-acid sequence: MSIVLYDDGKHKCIKFHDLTDSGEIQSNQFLILDNRRGLLLDCGGYRVYRDLLGAIAHFIPAGCLDYIFLSHQDPDIGSGLNLWLPICKAQIMISALWSRFIPAFCVRGLSEKRVMTIDDSGMRFQLGESQLMAVPGHFMHSPGNFHLYDETAKILFTSDLGASINPEKEKITTVEEFKKHISFMSGFHNRYIPSNLLCRKWVEMVRQLDVEMIVPQHGARLCGKEVVEEFYNWVVQEKTAADDFAENLFKLPV